Proteins from a genomic interval of Dendropsophus ebraccatus isolate aDenEbr1 chromosome 6, aDenEbr1.pat, whole genome shotgun sequence:
- the LOC138796023 gene encoding cytochrome P450 2K6-like: MNITDPITLVLSAILCLFVALFLYGRKRDSYYNLPPGPRPLPIIGNLHILDLKKPYLTFHQLSKKYGPMYTIQLGEEKVVVLCGYEAVKDALINHADEFSGRPIVPLFHEIIKGHGVIFAYDNNWRVMRRFTLSTLRDFGMGKETIENKISEESDFLVKRFRSYKGEPFDNIMVINAAVANIIVSILLSNRFDYEDPTLLRLLKIVNENIRLIGSPMALLYNAYPSIMCWCSRVKRIVAKNMDEMHAFIRGTFTNQRKQLDANDQRNLIDTFLVKQQEEKPNPEIYFTNENLTMLVTDLFAAGMETTSTTLRWGLLLMMKYPEIQKKVQREIEKVIGSAEPQAVHRKEMPYTDAVIHEIQRFGNIVPTNLPHATTQDVNFRGYHLPKGQHVIPLLTSVLNDKDHFIKADQFYPEHFLDASGNFVRKEAFMPFSAGKRSCAGESLAKMELFMFFTKLLQNFTFQAPPGATLDLTSAVGFTAGPLPHKICAMPRG; this comes from the exons ATGAACATCACTGATCCCATCACGTTGGTTCTGTCTGCCATTTTATGCCTTTTCGTCGCCTTATTTTTATATGGAAGAAAAAGAGATTCTTATTATAATCTTCCCCCTGGACCCAGACCCTTACCGATCATCGGAAATCTGCACATTCTAGACCTAAAGAAACCGTATTTGACATTTCATCAG CTCTCTAAGAAGTATGGGCCAATGTACACAATACAACTAGGGGAAGAGAAAGTGGTTGTGCTGTGCGGGTACGAGGCCGTAAAGGACGCCCTTATCAATCATGCTGATGAGTTCTCTGGAAGACCAATAGTGCCACTTTTTCATGAAATAATAAAAGGACACG GGGTCATCTTTGCCTATGATAATAACTGGAGAGTAATGAGACGGTTCACTCTCTCAACACTCAGAGATTTCGGAATGGGGAAGGAAACCATTGAAAACAAGATTTCTGAAGAAAGTGATTTTCTAGTAAAGAGGTTCAGATCTTATAAAG GGGAGCCATTTGATAACATCATGGTTATAAATGCAGCCGTAGCCAATATAATAGTGTCTATCCTATTGAGTAATCGATTTGATTATGAGGATCCTACACTTCTGAGGTTGTTGAAGATTGTTAATGAAAATATACGACTTATTGGAAGCCCAATGGCCTTG CTGTATAATGCATATCCATCTATCATGTGCTGGTGTTCAAGAGTGAAAAGAATAGTGGCCAAGAATATGGATGAGATGCATGCGTTCATCCGAGGGACGTTCACCAACCAGAGGAAACAGCTGGATGCAAATGACCAGAGGAATCTTATTGACACATTTCTGGTGAAACAACAAGAG gAAAAACCAAATCCTGAGATATACTTCACCAATGAAAACCTAACAATGCTTGTCACAGATCTCTTTGCTGCTGGTATGGAAACCACCTCAACCACCCTAAGATGGGGTCTACTGCTGATGATGAAGTATCCAGAAATCCAAA AAAAGGTCCAAAGAGAGATCGAAAAAGTTATTGGGTCGGCTGAGCCACAAGCGGTTCATCGCAAAGAGATGCCTTATACGGATGCCGTCATCCATGAGATTCAACGCTTTGGAAATATTGTTCCAACCAACCTGCCGCACGCTACCACTCAAGATGTCAACTTCAGGGGGTATCACCTGCCtaaa GGCCAACACGTGATCCCACTGCTGACCTCGGTACTGAATGACAAGGATCATTTCATAAAAGCCGATCAGTTTTATCCCGAGCACTTCCTTGATGCAAGTGGAAATTTTGTACGGAAAGAAGCGTTCATGCCCTTTTCAGCCG GTAAGAGAAGTTGTGCTGGAGAAAGCTTGGCCAAAATGGAGCTGTTCATGTTCTTCACCAAACTACTGCAGAACTTCACATTCCAGGCTCCACCGGGAGCCACATTGGACCTTACATCTGCAGTTGGATTCACGGCTGGTCCATTGCCCCATAAGATATGTGCTATGCCTCGTGGATAA